The Pseudomonas kermanshahensis genome includes a window with the following:
- a CDS encoding response regulator transcription factor — protein MNPVAIHTSTILAIEDDPVLGAYLHEELQRGGFQVTWCRNGLEGLETAGRQAFDVVLMDILLPGLNGLDALAQLRTRSTTPVILMSALGAEADRISGFQRGADDYLPKPFSMAELQVRIEAILRRVALERRHQPQQEAAGGGLQFDEGLSDVRFEGRLAGLTPSEYRLLEILNRNLDEVLSKPFLYQQVLQRGYSRHDRSLDMHVSQIRRKLKGIGYHERQIRTVWGKGYVLSASEME, from the coding sequence ATGAATCCCGTAGCTATTCATACCTCCACTATCCTCGCCATCGAGGACGACCCGGTGCTGGGTGCCTACCTGCACGAGGAGCTGCAGCGTGGCGGCTTCCAGGTGACCTGGTGCCGTAATGGGCTCGAAGGCCTTGAAACCGCAGGCCGGCAGGCATTCGACGTGGTGTTGATGGACATCCTGCTGCCAGGGCTCAACGGCCTGGATGCACTGGCCCAATTGCGCACGCGCAGCACCACGCCGGTGATCCTGATGTCGGCGCTGGGCGCCGAAGCCGACCGTATCAGTGGTTTTCAGCGCGGCGCCGACGACTACCTGCCCAAGCCCTTCAGCATGGCCGAGTTGCAGGTACGCATCGAGGCGATCCTGCGGCGCGTGGCTCTGGAGCGGCGCCATCAGCCGCAGCAAGAGGCCGCCGGAGGTGGGTTGCAGTTCGACGAGGGGCTCAGCGACGTCAGATTCGAAGGGCGCCTGGCAGGCCTGACCCCCAGCGAATACCGCCTGCTCGAGATCCTCAACCGCAACCTGGACGAGGTGCTGAGCAAACCCTTCCTTTATCAGCAGGTCTTGCAGCGCGGTTACTCGCGGCATGATCGCAGCCTGGACATGCATGTCAGCCAGATCCGCCGCAAGCTCAAGGGCATCGGCTACCACGAACGGCAGATCCGCACGGTCTGGGGCAAAGGTTACGTGCTTAGCGCCAGCGAGATGGAGTGA
- a CDS encoding sensor histidine kinase has protein sequence MLDRHSLFWKLAILLVGFCLLMIGLSYTWGRHMETQNAFLSEPARQLLRGYAAEAEQAWRSDGRAGLDRWVQAMHQRERGWVGVLDINLRPLDSATLNPQIMQRLTRLRGVDWPMSRRSVDQPWLRIPFPGAPEQGMLVIELPERLNPGEYRMLWRVLTNGIIPALFTLLLCVGLYRMLIVPLNQLREQANAWRADQLSARLDSRTIARHDELGELARAFDQMAERLQGTVAMQQQMLRDLSHEMRTPLSRLRVACDGETDLQHLRERLAREVDCMQQLVEGTLQLAWQDAERAPMNLEPIQVQALWDLLAEDASYESGWSPERLRCELPASCWVQGNLNHLAQALENMLRNAIRHSPTNGVVRLGGQRDGNHWRLWLEDEGGGVAEEDLERIFAPFSRLDGSRPGDGGFGLGLSIARSAIQRQGGTLWAENGKRGLRLCMRLPLHVPATAKDNPRPQVASL, from the coding sequence ATGCTCGACCGCCATTCGCTGTTCTGGAAGCTGGCCATCCTACTGGTGGGCTTCTGCCTGCTGATGATCGGCCTGAGCTACACCTGGGGCCGGCACATGGAAACCCAGAACGCCTTCCTGTCCGAACCGGCCCGCCAACTGCTGCGCGGTTATGCGGCTGAGGCCGAGCAGGCCTGGCGCAGTGACGGGCGCGCGGGGCTGGACCGCTGGGTGCAGGCCATGCACCAGCGCGAGCGTGGCTGGGTTGGCGTGCTCGACATCAACCTGCGACCGCTCGACAGCGCCACCCTGAACCCCCAGATCATGCAACGGCTGACGCGTCTGCGCGGCGTCGACTGGCCGATGAGCCGGCGCAGTGTCGACCAGCCGTGGCTGCGCATTCCGTTCCCAGGGGCGCCGGAGCAGGGCATGCTGGTGATCGAACTGCCAGAGCGCCTCAACCCCGGCGAGTACCGCATGCTGTGGCGGGTGCTGACCAACGGCATCATCCCCGCTCTGTTCACCTTGCTGCTGTGCGTTGGGCTGTACCGCATGCTGATCGTGCCGCTCAACCAACTGCGTGAGCAGGCCAATGCCTGGCGTGCCGACCAGCTGTCGGCACGCCTCGATTCGCGCACCATCGCCCGGCATGACGAACTTGGCGAGCTGGCCCGCGCGTTCGACCAGATGGCCGAACGGCTGCAGGGTACGGTGGCCATGCAGCAACAGATGCTGCGCGACCTGTCGCACGAAATGCGCACGCCGCTCAGCCGGCTACGTGTGGCCTGCGATGGCGAAACCGACCTGCAGCACCTGCGCGAACGCCTGGCGCGTGAAGTGGACTGCATGCAGCAATTGGTCGAGGGCACCCTGCAATTGGCCTGGCAGGATGCCGAGCGTGCGCCGATGAACCTTGAGCCCATCCAGGTTCAAGCGTTGTGGGACCTGCTCGCCGAGGATGCCAGCTACGAAAGCGGCTGGTCGCCCGAACGCCTGCGCTGCGAACTGCCCGCCAGTTGCTGGGTGCAGGGCAACCTCAACCACCTGGCCCAGGCGCTGGAGAACATGCTGCGCAATGCCATCCGCCACTCGCCGACTAACGGCGTGGTGCGCTTGGGTGGGCAGCGCGACGGTAACCACTGGCGGCTGTGGCTGGAAGACGAGGGCGGTGGGGTTGCAGAAGAGGACCTGGAACGGATCTTCGCGCCGTTCTCGCGGCTGGACGGTTCGCGGCCTGGGGACGGCGGTTTCGGGCTGGGTTTGAGCATTGCGCGCAGTGCCATCCAGCGCCAGGGCGGGACCCTGTGGGCAGAAAATGGCAAGCGCGGGCTGCGCCTGTGCATGCGCTTGCCGCTCCATGTGCCGGCCACTGCCAAGGACAACCCACGGCCGCAGGTCGCCTCGTTATAG
- the cysM gene encoding cysteine synthase CysM has protein sequence MTLQYPTIADCVGNTPLVRLQRIAGATSNTLLLKLEGNNPAGSVKDRPALSMITRAELRGQIKPGDTLIEATSGNTGIALAMAAAIKGYKMILIMPDNSTAERKAAMTAYGAELILVTKEEGMEGARDLAEKLQAEGRGLVLDQFANGDNPIAHYNSTGPEIWQQTQGTITHFVSSMGTTGTIMGCSQYLKEQNPAVQIIGLQPMEGSAIPGIRRWPEEYLPKIFDATRVDRVVDMSQQEAEDTTRRLAREEGIFCGVSSGGAVAAMLRLSREVENAVMVAIICDRGDRYLSTGLFDPS, from the coding sequence ATGACCTTGCAGTACCCAACCATCGCCGATTGCGTCGGCAATACGCCCCTGGTTCGCCTGCAGCGCATTGCCGGAGCGACCAGCAACACGCTCCTGCTCAAGCTCGAAGGTAACAATCCCGCCGGTTCGGTCAAGGACCGCCCGGCGCTGTCGATGATCACCCGCGCCGAACTGCGCGGCCAGATCAAGCCGGGTGACACGCTGATCGAGGCGACATCGGGCAACACTGGCATCGCCCTGGCGATGGCGGCAGCGATCAAGGGTTACAAGATGATCCTGATCATGCCAGACAACTCCACCGCCGAGCGCAAGGCCGCCATGACGGCCTACGGCGCCGAGCTGATCCTGGTGACCAAGGAAGAGGGCATGGAAGGTGCCCGCGACCTCGCCGAGAAGCTGCAGGCCGAGGGCCGCGGCCTGGTGCTCGACCAGTTCGCCAATGGCGACAACCCGATCGCCCACTACAACAGCACCGGCCCGGAAATCTGGCAGCAGACCCAGGGCACTATCACCCATTTCGTCAGCTCGATGGGCACCACCGGCACCATCATGGGCTGCTCGCAGTATCTTAAAGAGCAGAACCCAGCCGTGCAGATCATCGGCCTGCAGCCGATGGAAGGCTCGGCGATTCCGGGCATCCGTCGCTGGCCCGAGGAATACCTGCCGAAGATCTTCGACGCCACCCGCGTCGATCGCGTGGTCGACATGTCCCAGCAGGAAGCCGAAGACACCACACGCCGCCTTGCCCGTGAAGAGGGCATTTTCTGCGGCGTGTCTTCCGGTGGTGCGGTCGCGGCGATGCTGCGCCTGTCTCGCGAGGTGGAAAACGCGGTAATGGTCGCAATCATCTGCGACCGTGGTGACCGATACCTGTCCACTGGCCTGTTTGATCCGAGCTAA
- the rlmD gene encoding 23S rRNA (uracil(1939)-C(5))-methyltransferase RlmD, which yields MSKKKSNSGLRFQPAGGNRSPQVPVGKKQRLDIERLAGDGRGIAFHEGRTWFVSGALAGEAVEARVLNARGKVVEARLERVLQASPERREAPCRHYSRCGGCNLQHLPHEAQLALKQRTLAEQLQRVAGVQPEAWAAPLSGPEFGYRRRARVAVRWDIKARQLEVGFRAEASQDIISIDDCAVLVQPLQSILRHLPTALRSLSKPQVIGHVELFSGTAEALLVRHVAPLPADDLARLQAFCDEAKAQLWLQGEGEPAPVDAATTLGFTLEPWQLELAWRPGDFVQVNAQVNTAMIEQALAWLAPQADERVLDLFCGLGNFALPLARQAREVVAVEGVQAMVDRAAANARNNNVHNARFFQADLSQPLAGAEWAAEGFSAVLLDPPRDGAFEVVQDIARLKAKRLVYVSCNPATLARDAQVLVGQGYRLKRAGILDMFPQTAHVEAMALFEAG from the coding sequence ATGTCCAAGAAGAAAAGCAACAGCGGCCTGCGCTTCCAGCCAGCCGGTGGCAACCGTAGCCCCCAGGTTCCCGTGGGCAAGAAACAGCGCCTGGATATCGAGCGCCTGGCCGGTGACGGCCGTGGCATCGCTTTCCATGAAGGGCGTACCTGGTTCGTCAGTGGCGCGTTGGCCGGTGAAGCCGTCGAGGCCCGTGTGCTCAATGCCCGCGGCAAAGTCGTGGAGGCGCGCCTGGAGCGCGTGCTGCAGGCCAGCCCCGAGCGGCGCGAAGCACCTTGCCGGCACTATTCCCGCTGTGGCGGCTGCAACCTGCAGCATCTGCCCCATGAAGCGCAGCTGGCGCTCAAGCAACGCACCCTGGCCGAACAGCTGCAGCGGGTTGCCGGCGTGCAACCCGAGGCCTGGGCCGCCCCCCTGAGCGGGCCGGAATTCGGCTACCGGCGCCGGGCGCGGGTGGCTGTGCGCTGGGACATCAAGGCGCGTCAGCTGGAGGTCGGGTTCCGTGCCGAAGCCAGCCAGGACATCATTTCCATCGACGACTGTGCAGTGCTGGTACAGCCCTTGCAGTCGATTCTGCGCCACTTGCCGACGGCGCTGCGTTCGCTGAGCAAACCGCAGGTCATCGGCCATGTGGAACTGTTCAGCGGCACCGCTGAGGCGCTGCTGGTGCGCCATGTCGCACCGCTGCCGGCGGATGACCTGGCCCGCCTGCAGGCATTTTGCGACGAGGCCAAGGCGCAGCTCTGGCTGCAGGGCGAGGGTGAACCGGCACCGGTAGACGCGGCCACGACCCTGGGCTTTACCCTCGAACCCTGGCAGCTGGAATTGGCCTGGCGCCCCGGTGATTTCGTGCAGGTTAACGCCCAAGTCAATACGGCGATGATCGAGCAGGCGTTAGCCTGGCTCGCACCGCAAGCCGACGAACGTGTGCTTGACCTGTTCTGTGGCCTGGGTAATTTTGCCCTGCCGTTGGCGCGGCAGGCGCGTGAAGTGGTGGCGGTGGAAGGTGTACAGGCCATGGTCGATCGGGCCGCGGCCAATGCCCGAAACAACAATGTGCATAACGCACGGTTTTTTCAGGCCGATTTATCGCAGCCTTTGGCAGGTGCCGAGTGGGCCGCCGAAGGCTTTTCTGCGGTACTCTTGGACCCACCGCGCGACGGTGCTTTCGAGGTGGTGCAAGACATCGCACGCCTCAAGGCCAAGCGGCTGGTCTACGTATCGTGCAACCCGGCCACGCTGGCGCGAGACGCCCAGGTGCTGGTCGGACAGGGGTACCGGTTAAAAAGGGCCGGGATTCTCGACATGTTTCCTCAGACGGCGCATGTCGAGGCCATGGCGTTATTCGAAGCGGGCTAG
- the relA gene encoding GTP diphosphokinase, with product MVQVRVHQPVNTDGSINLEAWLDHVVSVDSALDRAALKEACEFAHEVEKKGNPAKHSWADGTSSFQAGLEIAEILADLKLDQDSLVAAVIYRSVREGKVTLAEVSQRFGPVVSKLIDGVLRMAAISASLSPRQSLVLGSQAQVENLRKMLVAMVDDVRVALIKLAERTCAIRAVKAADDEKRLRVAREVFDIYAPLAHRLGIGHIKWELEDLSFRYLEPDQYKQIAKLLHERRLDRERFISDVMNQLQNELLATGVNADISGRAKHIYSIWRKMQRKGLEFSQIYDVRAVRVLVPEIRDCYTALGIVHTLWRHIPKEFDDYIANPKENGYRSLHTAVIGPEGKVLEVQIRTHGMHEEAELGVCAHWRYKGTDVKPSSNHYEEKISWLRQVLEWHEELGDIGGLAEQLRVDIEPDRVYVFTPDGHAIDLPKGATPLDFAYRVHTEIGHNCRGAKINGRIVPLNYSLQTGEQVEIITSKHGNPSRDWLNSNLGYVTTSRARAKIVHWFKLQARDQNVAAGKTLLERELSRLGLPQVDFERLAEKTNVKTAEDMFASLGAGDLRLAHLVNAAQQLLEPERIEQIELVQRKPTGPRTGKRGDIQIQGVGNLLTQMAGCCQPLPGDAIVGYITQGRGVSIHRQDCASVLQLAGKEPERMIQVSWGPIPVQTYPVDIVIRAYDRPGLLRDVSQVLLNEKINVLAVNTRSNKEDNTALMSLTIEIPGLDALGRLLGRISQLPNIIETRRNRTP from the coding sequence ATGGTACAGGTGAGAGTGCACCAGCCGGTCAACACTGACGGCAGTATCAATCTCGAAGCATGGCTGGATCATGTGGTAAGCGTCGATTCAGCCCTGGATCGCGCAGCGCTGAAAGAGGCCTGCGAATTCGCTCACGAAGTCGAGAAGAAGGGTAACCCTGCCAAGCATTCCTGGGCCGACGGTACGTCCAGCTTCCAGGCGGGCCTGGAGATCGCCGAGATTCTCGCCGACCTCAAGCTCGACCAGGATTCGCTGGTAGCCGCCGTCATTTACCGTTCGGTGCGTGAAGGCAAGGTGACCCTGGCTGAAGTCAGCCAGCGTTTTGGCCCGGTGGTGTCCAAGCTGATCGACGGCGTGCTGCGCATGGCGGCCATCAGTGCCAGCCTCAGCCCGCGCCAGTCGCTGGTGCTGGGCTCCCAGGCGCAGGTCGAGAACCTGCGCAAGATGCTCGTGGCCATGGTCGACGACGTGCGCGTTGCACTGATCAAGCTGGCCGAGCGCACCTGCGCAATCCGTGCGGTCAAGGCCGCCGACGACGAAAAACGCCTGCGCGTCGCGCGCGAGGTGTTCGATATCTATGCCCCCCTGGCGCATCGCCTGGGCATCGGTCACATCAAGTGGGAGCTGGAAGACCTGTCCTTCCGCTACCTTGAACCCGACCAGTACAAACAGATCGCCAAGCTCCTGCACGAGCGCCGGCTGGACCGCGAGCGCTTCATCAGCGACGTGATGAACCAGCTGCAGAACGAACTGCTGGCCACCGGCGTGAATGCCGACATCAGTGGCCGGGCGAAACACATCTATTCGATCTGGCGCAAGATGCAGCGCAAAGGCCTGGAATTCAGCCAGATCTACGATGTGCGTGCGGTGCGTGTGCTGGTCCCGGAGATCCGCGATTGCTACACCGCGCTGGGTATCGTGCATACCCTGTGGCGGCACATCCCCAAGGAATTCGACGACTACATCGCCAACCCGAAGGAAAACGGCTACCGCTCGCTGCACACGGCGGTGATCGGCCCGGAGGGCAAGGTGCTGGAGGTGCAGATCCGCACCCACGGCATGCACGAGGAAGCCGAGCTTGGGGTTTGCGCCCACTGGCGCTACAAGGGCACCGACGTCAAGCCGAGCTCCAATCACTACGAAGAGAAGATTTCCTGGCTGCGCCAGGTGCTCGAGTGGCATGAAGAGCTGGGTGACATCGGCGGCCTGGCCGAGCAGCTGCGCGTCGACATCGAGCCGGACCGGGTCTACGTGTTCACCCCGGACGGCCATGCCATCGACCTGCCCAAGGGCGCTACGCCGCTAGACTTCGCCTACCGCGTGCACACCGAAATCGGCCACAACTGCCGCGGCGCCAAGATCAACGGGCGTATCGTGCCGCTGAACTACAGCCTGCAGACCGGCGAGCAGGTCGAGATCATCACCAGCAAACACGGCAACCCCAGCCGTGACTGGTTGAACTCCAACCTGGGTTACGTCACCACCTCGCGGGCACGGGCCAAGATCGTTCACTGGTTCAAGCTGCAGGCACGCGACCAGAACGTCGCCGCCGGCAAGACCTTGCTCGAGCGCGAACTCAGCCGCCTGGGCCTGCCGCAGGTGGACTTCGAGCGCCTGGCCGAGAAGACCAACGTCAAGACCGCCGAAGACATGTTCGCCTCGCTCGGCGCGGGTGATCTACGCCTGGCTCACCTGGTCAACGCTGCCCAGCAGTTGCTGGAGCCTGAGCGTATCGAGCAGATCGAGCTGGTGCAGCGCAAGCCCACGGGCCCGCGTACCGGCAAGCGCGGCGATATCCAGATCCAGGGTGTCGGCAACCTGCTGACGCAGATGGCCGGCTGCTGCCAGCCGCTGCCGGGCGATGCCATCGTCGGCTATATCACCCAGGGCCGCGGTGTAAGCATCCACCGTCAGGACTGTGCCTCGGTGCTGCAACTGGCAGGCAAGGAGCCAGAGCGGATGATCCAGGTGAGTTGGGGGCCGATCCCGGTGCAGACCTACCCGGTCGACATCGTCATCCGTGCCTACGACCGCCCAGGCTTGTTGCGTGACGTGTCGCAGGTGCTGCTCAACGAGAAGATCAACGTGCTGGCGGTCAACACCCGCTCGAACAAGGAAGACAACACGGCGTTGATGTCGCTGACCATCGAGATTCCGGGCCTGGATGCGCTCGGGCGCTTGCTGGGGCGGATCTCGCAGTTGCCGAACATCATCGAGACGCGGCGTAACCGTACCCCTTGA
- the mazG gene encoding nucleoside triphosphate pyrophosphohydrolase, translating into MTYTLEDLLHLMARLRDPQYGCPWDLKQDYASIVPHTIEEAYEVADTIERGDFEHLQGELGDLLFQVVYYSQLAREEGRFEFDGVVDSITRKLIRRHPHVFPTGELYAPVDTPSLSETQVKSRWEEIKAEERAEKSEPEQLSLLDDVPTALPALSRAAKLQKRAATVGFDWPDALPVLDKVREELDEVLQAMADGDADALEDEVGDLLFATVNLARHLKQDPEHALRRANRKFERRFRFIEQALRDSGRPIEDCNLDELDALWGEAKRQEKNLPSCG; encoded by the coding sequence ATGACCTACACCCTCGAAGACCTGCTGCACCTCATGGCCCGCCTGCGCGACCCGCAATATGGCTGCCCGTGGGACTTGAAGCAGGACTACGCCAGCATCGTCCCGCACACTATCGAAGAAGCCTACGAGGTTGCCGACACCATCGAACGCGGCGATTTCGAGCACTTGCAGGGTGAGCTGGGCGATCTGTTGTTCCAGGTGGTCTACTACAGCCAGCTGGCCCGGGAAGAGGGGCGTTTCGAGTTTGACGGGGTGGTCGACAGCATCACCCGCAAGCTGATCCGCCGCCACCCGCACGTATTCCCCACCGGCGAGCTGTATGCACCGGTGGACACGCCCAGCTTGAGCGAGACCCAGGTCAAGTCGCGCTGGGAAGAGATCAAAGCCGAGGAGCGCGCCGAAAAAAGCGAACCCGAACAGCTGTCGCTGCTCGATGACGTGCCAACGGCATTGCCTGCATTGTCGCGGGCAGCCAAACTGCAAAAGCGTGCGGCCACGGTCGGTTTCGACTGGCCCGACGCATTGCCGGTGCTGGACAAGGTCCGCGAGGAACTGGACGAAGTCCTGCAGGCCATGGCCGACGGTGATGCCGATGCGCTGGAAGATGAGGTCGGCGACCTGTTGTTCGCCACCGTCAACCTGGCCCGCCACCTCAAGCAAGACCCGGAACATGCCCTGCGCCGTGCCAATCGCAAGTTCGAGCGACGTTTCCGTTTTATCGAACAGGCATTGCGCGACAGCGGTCGGCCCATCGAAGACTGTAACCTTGACGAGCTGGATGCCCTTTGGGGTGAAGCCAAACGTCAGGAAAAGAACCTGCCCAGCTGCGGCTGA
- a CDS encoding DUF2058 domain-containing protein, with amino-acid sequence MSLSLRDQLLKAGLVNQKQVSQTNKAQKKQKRLEHKGQVEVDDTQQRLAKEAMAEKAKRDQELNRQQQEKAEQKARAAQIKQLIEATRLPKLNTEDYYNFVDDKKVKRIAVNALMRSKLSNGSLAVVSFAGGYEVIPREAAVKIQERDPHRVLLLNTHVEEADDDDPYAAYKIPDDLMW; translated from the coding sequence ATGAGCCTTTCCCTTCGCGACCAATTGCTCAAAGCCGGTCTGGTCAACCAGAAACAGGTCTCGCAGACCAATAAAGCCCAGAAGAAACAAAAGCGCCTGGAGCACAAGGGCCAGGTCGAGGTGGACGACACCCAGCAGCGCCTGGCCAAGGAAGCCATGGCTGAAAAGGCCAAGCGTGACCAGGAGTTGAACCGCCAGCAGCAGGAAAAGGCCGAGCAAAAGGCCCGCGCCGCGCAGATCAAGCAATTGATCGAAGCGACCCGCCTGCCCAAGCTCAACACTGAGGACTACTACAACTTCGTCGACGACAAGAAGGTCAAGCGCATTGCCGTCAATGCCCTGATGCGCAGCAAGCTGAGCAATGGCTCGCTTGCGGTCGTGTCGTTTGCCGGCGGCTACGAAGTGATTCCGCGTGAAGCGGCGGTGAAGATTCAGGAACGCGACCCGCATCGCGTACTGTTGCTCAACACCCATGTCGAGGAAGCCGACGACGATGACCCGTACGCGGCTTACAAGATCCCTGACGATTTGATGTGGTAA
- a CDS encoding DUF3108 domain-containing protein, whose protein sequence is MRRALLLALAVLALPLQAADLKPFSASYTADWKQLPMSGTAERSLVKNANGTWDLNFKASMMIASLTEQSTLRLENDTLLPQKYHFERGGLGKAKKVDLNFDWTSKKVTGSDRGDAINLPLNRGVLDKSSYQLALQHDVAAGKKSMTYQVVDGDEIDTYDFRVLGTEKVTTKTGQVDAVKVERVRDPSQSKRITELWFAKSWDYLLVQLRQVETDGKEYVIVLQDGTVDGKPVKGN, encoded by the coding sequence ATGCGTCGTGCCCTGCTCTTGGCTCTCGCCGTGCTCGCCCTGCCCCTCCAGGCAGCTGATCTGAAGCCTTTTTCGGCCAGCTACACCGCCGACTGGAAGCAGCTACCCATGAGCGGCACCGCCGAGCGCAGCCTGGTGAAGAATGCCAACGGTACCTGGGACCTTAATTTCAAGGCTTCCATGATGATCGCCAGCCTGACCGAGCAAAGCACCCTGCGCTTGGAAAACGACACCCTGCTGCCGCAGAAGTACCACTTCGAGCGTGGCGGCCTGGGCAAGGCGAAGAAGGTCGACCTGAACTTCGACTGGACCAGCAAGAAAGTCACCGGTAGCGACCGTGGCGATGCGATCAACCTGCCGCTCAACCGCGGCGTGCTGGACAAGTCGTCCTACCAACTGGCGCTGCAGCATGATGTGGCGGCCGGCAAGAAGAGCATGACCTACCAGGTGGTCGACGGTGACGAGATCGACACCTACGACTTCCGCGTCCTGGGCACCGAGAAGGTGACCACCAAGACCGGCCAGGTCGATGCGGTCAAGGTCGAGCGCGTGCGCGACCCTAGCCAGAGCAAGCGCATCACCGAGCTGTGGTTCGCCAAGAGCTGGGACTACCTGCTTGTGCAACTGCGCCAGGTCGAAACCGATGGCAAGGAGTACGTGATCGTGCTGCAGGATGGCACGGTCGATGGCAAGCCGGTGAAGGGTAACTGA
- the purN gene encoding phosphoribosylglycinamide formyltransferase: MPSKTCNVVVLLSGSGSNLQALIDSCRGEDSPVRIRAVVSNRADAYGLQRAAAAGIDTAVLDHTAFDGREAFDAALMARIDGFAPDLVVLAGFMRILSGGFVRHYQGRLLNIHPSLLPKYKGLHTHRRALDAGDAEHGCSVHFVTEELDGGPLVVQAVVPVTSDDTAESLAQRVHHQEHLIYPLAVHWFAEGRLRLDEHGALLDGQPLAASGHLIRS; the protein is encoded by the coding sequence ATGCCGAGCAAGACCTGCAATGTAGTGGTATTGCTGTCGGGTTCCGGCAGCAACCTGCAAGCCCTGATCGACAGCTGCCGCGGTGAAGACAGCCCGGTGCGCATCCGTGCGGTGGTGTCCAACCGCGCCGATGCCTACGGCCTGCAACGCGCCGCAGCCGCTGGCATCGACACCGCCGTACTGGACCACACCGCCTTTGACGGTCGTGAAGCCTTCGATGCCGCGCTGATGGCGCGCATCGACGGCTTTGCGCCAGACCTGGTGGTGCTGGCCGGCTTCATGCGTATCCTCAGTGGCGGCTTCGTCCGCCACTATCAGGGCCGCCTGCTCAATATCCACCCGTCGCTGCTGCCCAAGTACAAGGGCCTGCACACCCACCGACGGGCCCTGGACGCAGGCGACGCCGAGCATGGCTGCAGCGTACACTTCGTCACCGAGGAACTCGATGGCGGCCCACTGGTCGTACAGGCTGTGGTACCGGTGACGTCGGACGACACCGCTGAAAGCCTGGCCCAGCGGGTTCACCACCAGGAACACCTGATCTACCCGTTGGCCGTGCACTGGTTCGCCGAGGGGCGCTTGCGTCTGGACGAGCACGGTGCCTTACTGGATGGCCAGCCCCTGGCGGCCAGCGGTCATTTGATTCGATCCTAG
- the purM gene encoding phosphoribosylformylglycinamidine cyclo-ligase, with translation MSKQPSLSYKDAGVDIDAGEALVERIKGVAKRTARPEVMGGLGGFGALCEIPAGYKQPVLVSGTDGVGTKLRLALNLNKHDSIGQDLVAMCVNDLVVCGAEPLFFLDYYATGKLNVDVAATVVTGIGAGCELAGCSLVGGETAEMPGMYEGEDYDLAGFCVGVVEKAEIIDGSKVATGDALIALPSSGPHSNGYSLIRKILEVSGTDIENTQLDGKPLTDLLMAPTRIYVKPLLQLIKQTGAVKAMAHITGGGLLDNIPRVLPKNAQAVVDVASWQRPAVFDFLQAQGNVDEHEMHRVLNCGVGMVICVAQDQVENALNVLRAEGEQPWVIGRIEEAAEGAAQVELQNLKAH, from the coding sequence ATGAGCAAGCAACCCTCCCTGAGCTACAAGGACGCCGGTGTAGACATCGACGCCGGCGAAGCACTGGTCGAACGCATCAAGGGCGTGGCAAAACGCACCGCACGCCCTGAAGTCATGGGTGGCCTGGGTGGCTTCGGCGCCCTCTGCGAGATCCCGGCCGGCTACAAGCAGCCGGTTCTGGTCTCCGGCACCGATGGCGTCGGCACCAAGCTGCGCCTGGCCCTGAACCTGAACAAGCACGACAGCATCGGCCAGGACCTGGTTGCCATGTGCGTCAACGACCTGGTGGTGTGCGGCGCCGAGCCGCTGTTCTTCCTCGACTACTACGCCACCGGCAAGCTGAACGTTGACGTCGCCGCCACCGTGGTCACCGGTATCGGCGCAGGCTGCGAACTGGCGGGCTGCTCGCTGGTCGGTGGTGAAACCGCCGAAATGCCTGGCATGTACGAAGGCGAAGACTACGACCTGGCCGGCTTCTGCGTCGGCGTGGTAGAAAAAGCCGAGATCATCGACGGCTCCAAGGTTGCCACCGGCGACGCGCTGATCGCCCTGCCGTCTTCCGGCCCGCACTCCAACGGCTACTCGCTGATCCGCAAGATCCTCGAAGTGTCCGGCACCGACATCGAGAACACCCAGCTCGACGGCAAGCCACTGACCGACCTGCTGATGGCGCCGACCCGCATCTACGTCAAGCCGCTGCTGCAACTGATCAAGCAGACGGGCGCAGTCAAGGCCATGGCCCACATCACCGGTGGCGGCCTGCTGGACAACATCCCGCGCGTGCTGCCGAAAAACGCCCAGGCCGTGGTCGACGTGGCCAGCTGGCAGCGTCCAGCGGTATTCGACTTCCTGCAGGCGCAAGGCAACGTTGACGAGCATGAAATGCACCGCGTGCTGAACTGCGGCGTCGGCATGGTCATCTGCGTAGCCCAGGACCAGGTCGAAAACGCCCTGAACGTTCTGCGCGCAGAAGGCGAGCAGCCTTGGGTCATCGGCCGCATCGAAGAGGCCGCCGAAGGCGCCGCCCAGGTCGAGCTGCAGAACCTCAAGGCACACTGA